One genomic window of Leptospira paudalimensis includes the following:
- a CDS encoding cyclic nucleotide-binding domain-containing protein has protein sequence MIHPNSPYKRIWDLFVFICITYFAIEVPLRLVFPHKLSVGVTNFERGIQVVFGIDLILNFFTAILKDRLLIQNKKIVAKTYLKSWFLIDFLSAFPFDLFGGFFFQYFGVTDSLKILRLLRSVRVFELFKSLRMLALGAESEDRFKLLDVINPMTFRLIFFVYWTSLFAHWVACGWIHLSPEFLPDKDMTTRYIRSLYWSVTTLTTIGYGDITPTTNRQTIYTMGVMILGVGIYGYVIGNIATLLSNLDISRVTFQEKLNTINSFIKYKKLPPHLANRIRSYYINLWENKHGIDEKEIWDQLPSGIKIDVSMFLHNHLISVVPFFKHAPEELKREVVLELKPAYYMKGDVIFREGDVPHNMYFLSKGHVEVIKEKSGELLATLNSGSFFGEMSLIDDSLRTATIKAGSYCDVYTLSRDAFTEILKHHPSFAGHIQEIAAERKKHQTSFEPKD, from the coding sequence ATGATCCATCCAAATTCTCCCTACAAACGAATCTGGGATCTTTTTGTCTTTATTTGTATTACCTACTTTGCCATAGAAGTCCCACTTCGCCTTGTATTCCCTCATAAACTATCAGTAGGTGTTACCAACTTCGAGAGAGGCATCCAAGTCGTATTTGGAATCGACTTAATTCTCAATTTTTTTACTGCGATCCTGAAGGACAGGCTCCTCATCCAAAACAAAAAAATCGTAGCCAAAACGTATTTAAAATCCTGGTTCCTCATCGATTTTTTATCTGCCTTTCCCTTCGATTTATTCGGTGGATTTTTTTTCCAATACTTCGGAGTGACAGACAGTTTAAAAATTTTACGATTGTTACGATCTGTTAGAGTCTTTGAACTTTTTAAATCCTTACGGATGTTAGCGCTTGGTGCTGAGTCGGAAGATCGATTTAAATTATTGGATGTGATCAATCCAATGACCTTTCGATTGATTTTTTTTGTGTATTGGACTTCCCTTTTTGCTCACTGGGTCGCATGTGGTTGGATCCATTTGAGTCCTGAGTTTTTACCAGACAAAGATATGACAACACGTTATATCCGTTCTTTGTACTGGTCAGTCACAACTCTTACAACCATTGGTTATGGGGATATCACTCCCACTACAAACCGACAAACGATTTATACGATGGGTGTGATGATTTTAGGTGTTGGTATTTATGGTTATGTGATTGGTAACATTGCTACTTTATTATCGAATCTGGATATTTCTCGCGTTACGTTCCAAGAAAAATTAAATACAATTAATTCCTTCATTAAATACAAAAAATTACCTCCACACTTAGCAAATAGGATCAGATCCTACTACATCAATCTTTGGGAAAACAAACACGGAATTGATGAAAAAGAAATTTGGGACCAACTTCCATCGGGAATCAAAATTGATGTATCGATGTTTTTACACAACCATCTGATTTCCGTAGTTCCATTTTTTAAACATGCGCCAGAAGAATTAAAACGAGAAGTTGTTCTCGAATTAAAACCTGCTTATTATATGAAGGGAGATGTGATTTTCCGCGAAGGTGATGTCCCTCATAATATGTATTTTTTGTCAAAGGGCCATGTAGAAGTGATCAAAGAAAAATCGGGAGAACTACTCGCGACTTTAAATTCTGGATCTTTTTTTGGTGAGATGAGTTTGATTGATGATTCTTTGCGGACAGCTACTATCAAAGCGGGATCTTATTGTGATGTTTATACACTCAGTCGAGATGCCTTTACTGAGATCTTAAAACACCATCCTAGTTTTGCAGGACATATCCAAGAAATCGCAGCTGAACGAAAAAAACACCAAACAAGTTTCGAACCTAAAGATTAA
- a CDS encoding YbaB/EbfC family nucleoid-associated protein: MFGGAGGNKFDMLKQMKKMRSQVKTMEKELAGLNFVGISKNKLLSVTLDGKFQMKSIQIEDELLEKKDKNLLERSIQEAYTKALQDAQAGAAKQMQAMGGFPGLGM, encoded by the coding sequence ATGTTCGGTGGAGCCGGTGGAAACAAGTTTGATATGCTCAAACAGATGAAAAAAATGCGTTCGCAAGTGAAAACCATGGAAAAGGAACTTGCTGGCTTAAATTTTGTGGGAATTTCTAAAAATAAACTTCTATCCGTTACTTTGGACGGTAAATTCCAAATGAAATCGATCCAAATTGAAGATGAATTATTGGAAAAAAAGGATAAAAATCTTCTCGAACGTTCTATCCAAGAAGCCTACACAAAAGCATTACAAGATGCGCAGGCTGGGGCGGCAAAACAAATGCAAGCAATGGGTGGATTTCCAGGACTTGGAATGTAA
- a CDS encoding OmpA family protein yields the protein MKQIISGILSLSLLTTISCGLSDNTKRLILSTSIGCGVGLALGAVYDESQRKKDTKNKKNDFQRQVKESLAMEKKKPQNKGKIVGLGAGCLAGLGTGFYLNTMYDNMAEEMKKQGITLTKSERGGETVALTASMDGGIAFEDGKADLKGKGKENIDKLAEALAAYPETKINITGHANRTGAEDLNQKLSTDRAVTAKDAIIENGVEGKRIGTVQGLGSTTPLKNVDPKDGSNRRVEVEIVPAS from the coding sequence TTGAAACAAATCATTTCCGGAATCTTATCCCTATCATTACTTACCACAATTTCTTGTGGCCTTTCAGACAACACAAAACGTCTCATCCTCAGTACATCCATTGGATGTGGAGTTGGTCTTGCGTTAGGTGCAGTGTATGATGAGTCACAAAGAAAAAAAGACACTAAAAACAAAAAGAACGATTTCCAAAGACAAGTAAAAGAATCTTTGGCAATGGAAAAAAAGAAACCACAAAACAAAGGTAAAATTGTTGGTTTGGGTGCTGGATGTTTAGCAGGACTTGGAACAGGTTTTTATCTCAACACCATGTACGACAACATGGCGGAAGAAATGAAAAAACAAGGCATCACTCTTACGAAAAGTGAACGTGGTGGTGAAACTGTGGCTCTTACTGCCTCTATGGACGGAGGAATCGCATTCGAAGATGGAAAAGCTGACCTCAAAGGAAAAGGAAAGGAAAACATTGATAAGTTAGCGGAAGCACTTGCTGCTTACCCTGAAACTAAAATCAATATCACTGGTCATGCAAACCGCACTGGTGCGGAAGACCTCAACCAAAAACTTTCGACTGACCGAGCGGTGACTGCAAAAGATGCTATCATTGAAAACGGTGTTGAAGGAAAACGAATTGGAACCGTACAAGGATTAGGTTCGACTACTCCACTGAAAAATGTAGATCCAAAAGATGGTTCTAACCGACGTGTTGAAGTGGAAATTGTACCAGCAAGTTAA